From Aptenodytes patagonicus chromosome 1, bAptPat1.pri.cur, whole genome shotgun sequence, one genomic window encodes:
- the LOC143155625 gene encoding uncharacterized protein LOC143155625: MAAAPPPPPRAPNVTPATSQQQPRRLARPAAYQLRVRRGEEGRGRERGGPLGPAHGVRLRSNGAHTRARGTGRGARCRPEPLGTASPAPHGGAGPAGPGPRAQGLTFVVGMRAGAAPAAAFLKERLVRSLFLLAGGPTGALFNVVALSSKVLKWCNCLVRCSLSSVTEAAAWIRSLRFENGTNAASDLAVAFEDPACQSVYLFTDVLPEQESEEICQLLVENKLHPVHVVCLLGDPDDHERSEQKIMEKVARQSGGSFQAIRLPPTASEKVSSMSISHAQCCHTANKDPCGSLLPRCPVTHIPVCAWNPDSLCMPLISSAKRNFIDSSSEASSFMRGARVLARREADGYYYLGHVAQEVKSSRERFLIEFDKSRTLKGKVQLRMQETPLYDILHYEDARQQPLAPGDRVLAPWEAKAERFGPGTVLKIMENKEACLAPNRRGVLVNFWNGQTKEVSSDQALRIPLPLSERIILELQMPLAARQLVVDSSLDYPYIVTPGYRASGHYRQGHSDLDYWPRGLYSTQPCAKCSCRCTSLPHCCLAAWEPTWPTGCKLQQEDAFIPGTSLTKEELSKKIEEQLSEVRISSSESVSREEEKKEDKRLKTENAPKDVQSCLEEDNEVIEPKKSPQREMAHAMVDTAVNTDSWLMEAVHKEEADSTQRDAESEANVKHKHGLFESRVAEAPIQHSQRSPSLRTSALVPFRRQSFFGRVNQSLEKDSLTIKSALRVQRPHSTSNVQARRSTNLLNLLKDKSITKSILNGASQERWKEMDFNRAKIEHKRWQEEQRQLKRERQQEADSIRRQLRRDNQRQRLHQRTLQGLEKQLEHKDRALQHMALLQAAGAERSRKESLPEEEKRKASRRLQFLKTQRLQREELQAERNERSFEQEKERLDFLRSRTQSWQEMLEQESREQDRQQKQQQAAKGRVFQSRDRSRQKMEKEGQKLCDLQQYLREQNLLMLRASLLA, encoded by the exons ATGGCGGCAGCTccaccgccccctccccgcgcccccaaTGTCACCCCTGCCACCTCCCAACAACAGCCGCGGCgattggcccgccccgccgcctacCAACTCCGGGtgcggaggggagaggagggccgCGGGCGGGAGCGAG GCGGCCCACTTGGTCCAGCCCACGGCGTCCGGTTGCGTAGCAACGGggcacacacgcgcgcgcgcggtaCCGGCCGTGGCGCGCGGTGCCGGCCGGAGCCGCTCGGGACGGCCAGCCCGGCCCCCCATGGCGGAGCCGGCCCGGCGGGCCCCGGGCCCCGGGCGCAGGGCCTCACCTTCGTGGTCGGGAtgcgggcgggcgcggcccccgcggcggcgTTCCTGAAGGAGCGCCTGGTGCGGAGCCTCTTCCTGCTGGCCGGCGGCCCCACCGGCGCCCTCTTCAACGTCGTGGCGCTCTCCAGCAAG gtgttaAAATGGTGCAACTGCCTCGTCAGATGTTCGCTCAGTAGTGTCACTgaagcagcagcctggattcGATCCCTGCGGTTTGAGAATGGCACGAATGCTGCGAGCGACTTGGCTGTGGCGTTTGAGGACCCAGCCTGCCAGTCGGTGTATCTGTTCACTGACGTACTCCCAGAGCAAGAGTCGGAGGAAATCTGCCAACTTCTTGTGGAGAACAAGTTGCATCCAGTACATGTTGTATGCCTTCTGGGAGATCCGGATGATCATGAAAGAAGCGAGcaaaaaataatggagaaagtAGCCAGACAATCAGGGGGGTCCTTTCAAGCGATCAGACTCCCCCCTACTGCTTCTGAAAAG gtAAGCTCCATGTCCATCTCACACGCCCAGTGTTGTCACACAGCTAATAAAGATCCCTGTGGCTCTCTGCTGCCAAGATGTCCAGTAACACA CATTCCTGTTTGTGCATGGAACCCAGATTCCCTTTGTATGCCCTTGATATCCTCAGCGAAAAGGAATTTCATTGATTCATCCTCAGAGGCTTCCAGTTTCATGAGAGGGGCTCGTGTGTTGGCAAGGAGAGAAGCTGATGGCTATTACTACCTGGGCCACGTTGCCCAAGAGGTGAAG AGCTCCAGGGAACGCTTTTTAATTGAGTTTGACAAAAGCCGCACTCTGAAAGGCAAGGTACAGCTTCGCATGCAGGAAACGCCTCTCTACGACATTCTCCACTACGAGGATGCCAGGCAACAGCCTCTTGCTCCAGGAGACAGGGTCTTGGCACCATGGGAAGCTAAAGCTGAACGTTTTGGCCCGGGCACTGTGCTAAAGATTATGGAGAACAAGGAGGCATGTTTAG cACCCAACAGAAGGGGAGTGCTTGTGAATTTCTGGAATGGGCAGACTAAGGAGGTGTCTTCTGACCAAGCTCTGCGGATCCCTCTGCCCTTAAGCGAACGCATCATCCTAGAACTGCAGATGCCTTTAGCAGCCAGGCAGCTGGTGGTAGATTCAAGCTTGGATTACCCGTACATCGTGACACCGGGTTATAGAGCCTCAGGCCATTACAGACAGGGTCACTCAGACCTGGACTACTGGCCGAGGGGTCTGTATTCCACTCAGCCATGTGCTAAGTGCAGCTGTAGGTGTACCTCGCTTCCCCATTGCTGCCTTGCAGCCTGGGAACCCACATGGCCTACAGGGTGCAAACTGCAGCAGGAAGATGCCTTCATCCCAGGAACAAGCTTGACTAAAGAAGAGCTCAGCAAGAAAATAGAAGAGCAACTGTCTGAAGTGAGGATTTCGTCTTCCGAAAGTGTTtccagagaggaagagaaaaaggaagataagaGATTGAAGACAGAAAATGCTCCAAAAGATGTTCAGTCTTGTTTGGAAGAGGACAATGAGGTTATAGAACCTAAAAAG AGTCCTCAGAGGGAGATGGCTCATGCTATGGTTGATACTGCTGTCAACACAGACAGCTGGTTAATGGAGGCAGTCCACAAGGAAGAAGCAGACAGCACACAGCGGGATGCTGAATCTGAGGCTAATGTTAAGCACAAACATG GTCTTTTTGAGTCCAGAGTGGCAGAAGCTCCAATCCAGCACTCCCAAAGGAGCCCTTCCCTGCGAACCAGTGCTTTGGTTCCTTTCAGGCGCCAAAGCTTCTTTGGCAGAGTGAATCAATCACTAGAGAAAGACAGCCTGACCATTAAATCAGCTCTACGTGTACAGAGACCACACAGTACCTCCAACGTGCAGGCTAGGAGATCCACAAATCTTCTAAATCTTCtaaaagacaaaagcattaca AAATCAATCCTTAATGGTGCATCTcaggagagatggaaagagaTGGACTTCAACAGAGCCAAGATTGAGCACAAAAGGTGGCAAGAGGAACAGAGGCAGCTGAAGAGGGAGCGGCAGCAAGAGGCAGATAGCATCCGACGCCAGCTGCGCAGGGACAACCAGAG gCAGCGATTGCATCAGAGAACATTGCAAGGGCTGGAGAAACAGCTGGAGCACAAAGACAGAGCTTTGCAGCACATGGCActgctccaggctgctggggcagagaggagcaggaagGAATCCTTgccagaggaggagaagaggaaagcaagtagGAGGCTGCAGTTCTTAAAGACACAGCGTTTGCAGAGAGAAGAGTTGCAGGCAGAACGCAATGAAAGGAGCtttgaacaagagaaagaaaggctG GATTTTCTCAGGAGCAGAACGCAGTCATGGCAGGAAATGTTGGAACAAGAATCACGAGAGCAGGACAGgcaacaaaagcagcagcaggctgccaaAGGGAGAGTATTCCAGAGCAGAGACCGTTCACGCcagaagatggaaaaagaaggCCAAAAACTCTGTGACCTCCAGCAGTACCTCCGAGAACAGAATCTTTTGATGCTCCGGGCATCACTGCTAGCGTAA
- the NDUFB2 gene encoding NADH dehydrogenase [ubiquinone] 1 beta subcomplex subunit 2, mitochondrial: MLASLGRSAGRLLRAGSGATGLRHAGGGVHIPPRYRQFPQLTRAQVIRSELLSGFMWFWILWHFWHSSDMVLGHFPYPDPSAWTDEELGIPPDDAE; the protein is encoded by the exons ATGCTGGCGTCGCtggggcgctcggcggggcgGCTGCTGCGGGCCGGGAGCGGCGCGACCGGGCTGCGGCA CGCGGGCGGCGGGGTGCACATCCCGCCGCGGTACCGGCAGTTCCCGCAGCTGACGCGGGCGCAGGTGATCCGGAGCGAGCTCCTCAGCGGCTTCATGTGGTTCTGGATCCTCTGGCACTTCTGGCACAGCTCGGACATGGTGCTG GGCCACTTCCCCTACCCCGACCCTTCGGCCTGGACGGACGAGGAGCTCGGCATCCCTCCGGACGACGCGGAATAG